From the Lathyrus oleraceus cultivar Zhongwan6 chromosome 3, CAAS_Psat_ZW6_1.0, whole genome shotgun sequence genome, the window atgaaggctttaagtgagagggagagaaatgaaattgcaagagtgataatgcttctacccaagggttctatttatagaaccacttgtgtgggatgcaagctaaaaggcccactcatgtgtatatggcccatatcttataatatgccaaaatcacttaagctcgtggtatcttaccatatttcgtattctacttaagtacatcgtaccttacgatgttctataattcacttaagggcaccgtacattacggtattccttaattactctatctctcatcaatccgtcctttgtctgtgaccctataggttttcgcggcattggtaattatattaaatcacgtatttaacataataaacaatgagcggtatctagcaacactcaactgctacccaagacacgaaaatgtcatgtgatctgacaaatccttctgtgataataattatgtgtataattacccttttgcccttatgtctatattaaacacaaggcatagaccgtgtcatccttgtccagttcaatattgggcccatagacatttatcctgttacgcaggatgggcaaattccatctaggtcactcatgtcccttagcatgcttcgtggagtacccatcaactgtctttatggttatccagttacggacaacgtttgatcagcaataaagcactcgactctacatctagggtccatagtggtttcaggtcgaagggtggtatacaccattatcaccatgagaataacttatgacactttgcataacattctatatagtattcttatagcgggtcaatccagtataaatattactcttaatattcatacctatgtttgagacttgataactccttatccatgatccatgagatgtgatcatcagtctataaacataatagtcttcatcctttaatgttatcccatttcacaataaagctcgactacggatactttaagaatagtgtccttatgtttaatgtgctctcgtgattaagtcacacttgatacattaaacggactatctattccagggactttattaaacaaacataataaagaaaaagccttttattattaataaataattcgatacaagtaccaaaagtattggcctctagggcttacaccaacaggaGAATGGTCAAGCGGTCATGTTTCCTGTAGCAAATTATGTGGTGAATATAGCTGACATTTCCAAGGTGAtccgtagtggtcgtgtcttaGGTCCGGTCTTTCTGAAGGAGGTAGAAGAGGCTGCAGCTAGTAAGAAGGCAGAGGTGCCAATGGTGAATCTAGTTAGTGCTCCAGTATGTCAGTCTGATGAATCCAACAAGCTGAAGAcgaatgatgatgatgagttaTTGAGATTGGTTAAgaagagcgagtttaatgtggtggagcagctgctccaaactccgtcgaagatttcagtgttgtctttgTTAATGAATTATGAAGCACATAGAGAAGCAGTGCAAAGAGTACTAGAGCAAGCCTATGTTCAGCAcgatgttacggtggatcagtttgaccaaattattgctaacatcacttcttgcaataatctgattttttgtgatgaagaacttcccgaagaaggtagaaatcacaatttggcgctacatatttctatgaaatacaaggaggatgcgttgtccaatgtgttggttgatcctggttcttctttgaatgtacttgtcataccctgattttggcCCTAAAATTTTTTTCCCCATCAATCCGTCATTTGCATTTCTCCTCATGACCATTTCACGTTTAAACTCTTCACTTCATATTGAAAGATCTTTTATTAATTCATGTTATAATCATTTCATTCATGCATGATTAAAATAATTTTCCACATGTCTTCCGTTCACGTTCATGTTCTCCATTTTTATGTTCGAATTTTTCACATTAAATGGGGAAATCACTATTCACCCATATTTGAGAACTCACATATTCATTCATGTTACAATCATTTCATTCATGTCCAAGAGTGTCCTCACATTCATTTAATCATAGTCATGTGATTATTTCATAATCCTAGAGTGTCATCACACGAATACATGGAAATCCTAAAATACAAAGAAATATTTTTTCTTGCTACAAAATACCATTTCTTCTTTCATTCACATCACATATACATGTTTGGAATTGTTACAATGGATGTGGAAGTTGATACATTCACTAATGTATCTACAAGCAACTTGGATCAATGTTTTCCATAGAAAAAAGAAACAAACAACTTGTTGCTtcatgtaagaccccaattttggccctagatccctcatggcatcataacattgcatttgcatagcctcaaggatcttcagcatcttggttccctttgcctttgggtgggatctcttgtgagtggtttgagatcaccaagcatgcttgaattgtatatcattgcttttctcattttgtttactaaccaaaagcacaaaaatatgtcactaacatcttttgttttgtagcttgagcaatcacaaggtccaaagcttcaaggagatcattagtacaaagacatgatcaagaggagatgatagcaagcatggcaatggttcccaaagctctcatccatcaaatatgcctccctagtacctcaattcatcagtttgatcaaagcaagtcaaagggcttgaagttttgttcttcaaggaaaccctaagtcatttgtgcatcacaatgccttgctcatgaagcaacctcagcccatgatcaaatacaatcaaggggatttctttaattaatcattccatgcatatttgaacttatttgagtgtcctcaatcatcaattcatcaagatatgaggcatggacttgagaagttgattagtcaattcatctgactattttgaaatgcactgagacctaacgttttatgtgttggtcaaatggagatggttccaaaagcaaaaatgttcttaagaacaatatgaataactttcatgttcattaaaaattgattttaagaATGGAAGgccatctgccattccaatacattataggtcattttgactgaaaccctaattatgggtcaacttcccaaggacataactcattcattttttatgattttgaggtgggatcaaatgcattggaaatcttaagatgtctccttaaaattttatgttgaacaaaatttcaaaatctcaaaggaaatacatgtgataatgtaagacattataggtccttttgggtcaaatgcattgaaagtcaaaaaagtccaacttcaagtgcccataacttcttcatcaaaaatccaaatgattcaaaatttaagtccatttgGATTGTCGTGAAAAGATATATAACTTTCgtgttggaggtttttccatttgaggcttgcatcatcaaaacagaagggcttgaaagttagccaattttagaaaccttgccttgacatatgttgcaccttgcactttaaactcaaatttcataaatttccacacttcaaatgagtttttgtccaacataacatttgtttcttgtacaaagacctttccaaccattacccatatgcctatgtttggattttctaaatggtactttcgaagagattaatgtttaggtacaaatgaagaattcacatgaaatcttggtgcataagcaattgccttgcaagtcacacgtccaaaTTCATTTGGCTGGTGCtcagagttcatttggcattgtttttgggccttgtgcatgatcatgcaagcccatgcaatgaagcttcacatgccatgcacacggattatttcacactctccttgccacttcctctataaatagagacttcattccactcatttcacacgcctaattcaacctgaaatgctgcagaattctttccatagccatcactaaagaagcaattgcattttcttcattttttttagatccaaaattcaacttcatctggttgaattcttagatctcAAGCTTCTAAgccttcatcattcatctcattgaacttctgttttagcaaagcaagcaaggcatcatGCTCAAAgtaccagaactcaagcttacactccaactggtattttcttcgattctcatccatggacctatttgcttggatcttgtgttggctgaagtcctctcaatagaggcaccatgtttatgcttttaatttctgaaattcattgagttcatgatgaacaccagatttttcaacttctgatttctcaaacCATAGAaatctagaatgaaaatggatggtatagggatgatgtacatcatcccaactttctaatgatgtatagatcACACGATTTGGTTAAGGTTTAAATCTCTGTAAATCTGGCCGGAAACTgcatgctcaccggagaagatggtggctCCGGTGGCTGCCTCATTGCCAGATTtaatctggaccgtgtgatgtTGTTTCCAGATTCGATCCCATGCGTCAAATGTTATGACCTTTTTAAATGCATATTGCGCTTCAGTTGACCAAGGTACATGGTAGGCGCACATTTCTTGAGtgtgtgatctgccagctcaattaataagctcagatctaacgctccatgtttttttgcatttttattttctgatttttattttctttaattccttttatttcaaaaatcaatatctctttcatttttaatccaaaacttatgggaccaattgcattatttcccaaatattttctagtttctatttctgatttttaatattttttattttgacatttgatatttttcatgatttttctcttttctggttatttttaattcattttaaatagtttttgatattcaaaaaatacaaaaatattttcctaacctatttgaataatgatggatctatgaaaaatattctcatcaatttttaaattgatttgatacttatttgagattttaattcaattatgttatttttattcatttttaattggttaaaaatagtttctgacttttaaaaatgctgaaaatttttgtaaaactttgtttgaccttgttgagcttgggataaattacttggactttccaaggttgatttgaagtaattttgaagtttgacctttccatttattttaattcaagtttaattaaatattaaaaaatgccaaaaatagtttattcatttcttgactcccaatcttcatctcacttctgtttttgattgtttaaccttgactttcaatgttattggtcaatATATGAagattggtacattgtatttcacttaatgcactttaattttgccatttccatttctcttatccatcttctcccccttcttcttctacttcttttcttcttgatcaatgagttgaaggttgataagttagcattgattagggagatttaatcttccttgattcaaatctaattcatcttgatcaattgatcaagtgaatggctttgcattaaggataggttgtcttctaaaacatgcaaaggcttaaaccaatacaagatcaattctcattttctttttggcatggcaagttcttgggacttggttcactaatcaagactcctaacttgtgtttgttgcctacattattattgaccggcctcagatagttgtgacttctacataagtccaattacgatttcttaacatagcgctaaatttgccttatggcacactaactactaatactaactattgacaattaacatttactttatgcactttacttttatgattgtgtttttgttttgattgttgtggaccaaatgcaaagatATGGACTTAGTTTataggactttccctatgcaaagaaatggagaattggacttagattctaggaccttccttatgcaaaattggagtaaaaggatcttaatgatgaagatgggttagaagaacccaaatctctaaactcactcttgtccattcttgttttacttcatggaatctttgatgtgtgtgcttttgtgatagggagtttccatttgagcttgattggaggaccattgccatgtgcatccaagtggaagatacaagatacattgaggatctcttataagacttatttgattgcttatgctttgtggttgcttattccaaaggatgggagctacttggatcatcaatatgatctcaagagaggaactcctagtgtggtttcatttcttatccctcacctttttgttttgcttaagacttagccattcttcttcttctctccactctaacccaagccaaaactttttgtgcaaacatttaactattgttttcaaacattagaaacctaagccttatgcttttgatttttcaaactttcctttcacaatacttatttttaattgaatctttaagtcaattttgaccattttgtacatacttctaattggtaaatataacccattcaaatttctttttgtggttccaatggccgcttcttaatcaaattttccataacctttagctattaggtttgagttatctttgtggtagatgtaatactcacctatatccttagtgatggacaatgagtcttccatgcttattatagggttaacccctcactagcatgttgaagttatcctcacatggtgaatttgtggttttaggttgagttttctcccttgaataacaaaagactttaaggattttggaccaatcaattcaccaacttgttttgagatttttaccccgaactacgaggttttgatcctaatctttttataagatggtacgtaggcaatgggttcatccatccaaacacaaattgtaattaatttgtatattctcttctcatctcttcaatcatgtttgcacaaataaattttcacaaaaaacacacaacctttgcaacaagtgtgaaaagggctccctaggagtacctaggatgttttgggtgcctaacaccttcccattgtgtaaccaacccccttacccagatctttgttccttttactagttttttttgttaaaactattaggtttttgttcgctttctaaccattcctttggataaatagaagtgcggtggcgactcgtctttgtatgatttaccttggatttagtcaatatctctaatggtaacgaataccccgctacacttcAGTATACTAGGTCACAAGTCATGTAGGTTGATCAAGCCACTTGAGGATTTTGTTGCATGCTGTTGGTGTTTAAAGAGTCGATATTCCTAGCAAAATGAAGGAACCTGTTCATGAGTTTCCCTTCTTTGAGAACATATGTACTGCTGGGATTGCTTTCAACAAAGCAGATTTCTCTGCAACATTTATGACTGGCAGATAGAGGAACATCAAGTGCTGCATAGTCTGTGTTATGTCGCCATCGCATATAGAGCATATGAGGAAGAAGTTCCAGCTGCCATTACTTATGTCTTCCAGATTATTAAGCACTCAGGAGATGCAGTTGATCCATCAAAATCAAAATATTCTCATGCCATATGGAACTTAGGATTAACATCTTCGTTTGAGAGCCAAACTTCGCACGCGACAAATGCAGCATACCATGCAGCACCTGCTACCATATAGGACAAACGCGCAACCAAAATGGAAGTTGCAATCATAACTTTAACATGACCAATTATTCCACCAATCCAGATGACTCAGCAGCTGGGACGGCAACCGCAGAAACAACCACAGTCATCTCAACATGCTATTTTAAATAACGGTGTCATTTCTTCTAACCAGATTTCAAATCAATTTGTTCAGCTTTCAGTTGATACACAAGAACCCTGCAACAAATCCATAACGAAATCACAGCAACATCAACCAAATCAAGACCAAACAAACTTTGTAATAGTTCGATGGAACTGAAGAGAGCAGACTTTGTCTGATAACGAAATCACAGGATTCTGCTCTCTTCAGAATTTGTTGATGGAACTAAAGCAGAACATCTTGAGGATTACAAAGATGAGTGAGAATATAACTAGATTTAATAGTTCGACTGATTTGAACTGGGGAAAAGGATTTGCAGTCCCCCGCCTTACCACTCGGCCATGCCGCCCAAATGATACAAAAAAATAGATTAGAATATAAAAAAACTAACGTATACCTTTTCAGTCACAAAAGAAAAGTAAAAATTTCGGGGAGAGTGCTGGCTACTTGTGATCGAAGATCTGGCAAAATAAAAATTTCTGCCACAGATGAAAGGCAGAAAGATAGGAAGGTTGCTCCAGTAATTTCAAAACCATTAGAAGGGAAAAAACATTTAAACTTGTTCGAGGAAAAGCACATGAAGGAATCCAGGCCATCTCAAGATTCAGATCAAAGTATTGAAGTTGGGACATGGAAAGAAGCAGATGAATTTATTGAATTGGTGGAACAGAAGAATCTCAAAAGGTATTTCTTCCCATAAATCATCCCAAGTTTCTTCATTCTAACACCACTCCTCATAAGTGGGCTTTTGGAGCAATTGCTGAGCTAGTGGATAATGTTGTTGATGAGATCCAAAATGGTGCGACTTTTGTTAAGGTTGGCAAGCTTAAGAACAAGAAGAATAATTCACCACTTTCTAGATGATGGCGGTGGAATGGATCCCAACTCACTACGGAAGTGCATGAGCTTGGGTTATTCTTCAAAGAAGTCGAAGACAACAATTGGACAGTATGGAAATGGATACAAGACTAGTACTATGAGACTAGGTGTTGATGCTATTGTTTTTAGCTGCGCTGCACATTTGGGTCGGGCAACACAAAGTGTAGGTCTACTATCCTATACCTTTTTGAGGAAAACTGGGAAAGATGATGTAATCATTCCAATGATATATTTTGACATATTTGGCCATTGGCCTGAGCCAATTGTTTATGGCTCACTGGACGATTGGTCATCAAACTTGAAAACAATTCTTGATTGGTCTCCTTTCACATCCAAGGATGAGCTCATGCTTCAGTTTGAGGATATAGGATCACATGGAACCAAGATCTTAATATATAACTTGTGGTTGAATGATGAAGGAATATATGAATTGAGTTTTGATGATGATGCTGAGGATATCATGCTGAGAGATGAGGCCAAGCATGCAAATGGACCGAAGTTGAACAAGAAAGTTGTCCAGCTTCAGTCACATATTTCGTACCGCATCCGTTGTTCTTTACGGGTACATGTTTCACTTTTGTATCTTAGAAAATTTCCGAACTTCAAAATCATACTAAGAGGAAAACCTGTGGACCATGTTGACATTACGGATGAGTTAAAACATTCGGAAGTTATTAATTACAAGCCCCAGCTGGCTGCGGCACATGTGGCTACGGTGGAGACGACCATTAAATTTATAAAGGAGTTTCCTGCTATTAATGTTTTTGGGTTTAATGTATACCAAAAAAATCGCCTAATCAAGCCATTTTGGAAAGTAAGCCCAGATGGTGCATCTAAAGGGAATGGTGTTGTTGGAGTTCTTGAAGCCAATTTTATAGAACTTGCACATGACAAGCAAGATTTTGAGAGATCACTGTTGTTCATACGGCTAGAAGGGAAGCTGAAACAATTGATAAACAATTACTGGAAGGGTCATTGTCAGTTAGTTGGATATCAGCTTATAGGTTACATGCCACTTGTGCAAAAGGAAGCCCAAATTCGACAATCAGCTGGGCATTTAACTAATTCACAAAATGAGTCTCTTGCTGATCCACAAGAAATTTGGTCAGCAGCCAAGCACCAACAAGTTTTGAATTTAGATGAGCCAAATGAGGGTTTTCATGAACCGACACGAAAGGTTTCTGGATTTGATCGAGAGCTATTGGAGACTTTGCAGAATCACTTAGACCCCATGCAACTGCCAGACTTTATTCGGTGGCGTATCCAAGCGGCAATGCCCGTTGTTGTGTTGGTAAAGTTGCTTCGATCTGGTTCAGAGAGCACCGTTATCAGTGCGTTAAATGCGTTTCTGGTTTTGGAAAGTGATGATGGAACTAATGCAGAATCTAAGGACAGGAGAGAAATGCCACAAAAACTGAAAAAATCTAAAACTTGCTTCCTTCTAGCAACTCAAGTTTGCTCCAGTTGAAAACAAGCATTGCAATGTATTTTAGTCCATTAGTTGAATCCTATCAAACAGTTACATGATCTCACATCGACGCCGGTTTGGTTCCTGAACCGACCATTATGCTTACAGGCCTCAGTTAAAACTCGAAAGCGGTACCACCTGAAACCAATGAAGAAGCATAAGTTTAAAATTCAAAACTCGTAAAAAGCATGTTTGCAGCATACAATATAACCATCGTTTGTATACCGTTGTCTACTTAAAAATGCCGTCTTGTAACATTACCTCGTAAAACTCTTCACAAGTTTATGACAAGCATTAAGTATCAAACAAAACCCCAAACTTTACGGCTGCCGTGTCCCAGGGCCTGGAATGTGCAATTACTGATACGTTTATGTCACAGGAAAAAGATGCAATCCCTATGCAGAATGGTAGTGATAATAGCTCTTATGTTCTTGGAAAATGAATGTTCTTTACTAAGGGATGCATTTGGATTGCGACAAGTGCTACTTCAACCCGAAGAGGAATTATTGGTGAAATGCCATGCAGAGTTTTCCAGCGAGGGTGTTGTGCCTAAACTAAAAATACTTATTGGCAAGTTGAAGGTGCAAGTACGTAAAGTCAAAATGGGTGTCGACCCTCCTACTGGCTGTAGCATGTCATCCATAGTGACAGACGAAATTAAAATGGAATCAGTGTGATACCAATTCTCAAATTTACAATCAAAAATATCTTCTGGTGGCTCTGATATTAATGTCATGGAAAATCTTGGGAAGTTCACATCTGAGAAGTCTTTTGATGGTATTACTCTTCGTGATTCTTCTCTATCACGTAGGATTTGTTTTAATGTCGACTCAACTGTGCGGTTTTTAAGTTTTGCTGCGTTTTTTCTTTACCAAGTTTGGTTGGAATATCCACTTATTTGGTGACTGGGTTCGGTTTTTTTGTCAATGTTTGGACTGATTATTGTTGGTTTCATTTTCGTTATCGTTGAGCTTTGAGTTGTTATTATCACATATGTTAATTTTCTGTCTAAAGGAAGAGGATGAACAGTACAATTCCTTTCcattttttgtttgtttttttggTTTTCAGTTTTCACTGTATATAGCGCTTGAAGCCATTCATGAGCATGAATGATTGTCTGGTT encodes:
- the LOC127131548 gene encoding protein MICRORCHIDIA 1, with amino-acid sequence MLLMRSKMVRLLLRLASLRTRRIIHHFLDDGGGMDPNSLRKCMSLGYSSKKSKTTIGQYGNGYKTSTMRLGVDAIVFSCAAHLGRATQSVGLLSYTFLRKTGKDDVIIPMIYFDIFGHWPEPIVYGSLDDWSSNLKTILDWSPFTSKDELMLQFEDIGSHGTKILIYNLWLNDEGIYELSFDDDAEDIMLRDEAKHANGPKLNKKVVQLQSHISYRIRCSLRVHVSLLYLRKFPNFKIILRGKPVDHVDITDELKHSEVINYKPQLAAAHVATVETTIKFIKEFPAINVFGFNVYQKNRLIKPFWKVSPDGASKGNGVVGVLEANFIELAHDKQDFERSLLFIRLEGKLKQLINNYWKGHCQLVGYQLIGYMPLVQKEAQIRQSAGHLTNSQNESLADPQEIWSAAKHQQVLNLDEPNEGFHEPTRKVSGFDRELLETLQNHLDPMQLPDFIRWRIQAAMPVVVLVKLLRSGSESTVISALNAFLVLESDDGTNAESKDRREMPQKLKKSKTCFLLATQVCSS